Proteins encoded together in one Gemmatimonadota bacterium DH-78 window:
- the plsY gene encoding glycerol-3-phosphate 1-O-acyltransferase PlsY: MTPWILLVLAYLLGAVPTSLWVGKAVHGVDLREKGSGNLGATNAFRVLGWRSALPVALFDMFKGWLPAATFAGWGGGLEFSWTLAFGAAAIAGHVFSVFVGFRGGKGVATSAGVFLALAPLAVGLCIALFAVLVGVTRIVSVGSLAAAVALPILVALTPHQGGEALLGFTVALAAFVVFAHRANVGRLLRGEENRFGRSRGAGQGGEGAS, encoded by the coding sequence GTGACTCCCTGGATCCTTCTCGTACTCGCCTATCTGCTCGGGGCGGTCCCCACGAGTCTGTGGGTCGGGAAGGCCGTTCACGGTGTGGATCTACGTGAGAAGGGAAGTGGTAACCTGGGAGCTACCAACGCCTTTCGGGTACTCGGGTGGAGGTCTGCTCTCCCGGTTGCGCTGTTCGACATGTTCAAGGGATGGCTCCCTGCCGCCACCTTCGCCGGATGGGGTGGCGGGCTCGAGTTCAGCTGGACCCTGGCCTTCGGAGCCGCCGCGATCGCGGGGCATGTTTTCTCGGTTTTCGTCGGCTTCCGCGGCGGCAAGGGCGTGGCCACGAGCGCGGGGGTCTTTCTCGCGCTGGCCCCCCTCGCGGTGGGGCTGTGCATCGCACTATTCGCGGTGCTCGTCGGGGTGACCCGCATCGTCTCGGTGGGCTCGCTCGCGGCCGCGGTCGCGCTGCCCATCCTCGTGGCCTTAACCCCGCACCAGGGGGGCGAGGCGCTGCTCGGCTTCACCGTGGCGCTCGCAGCCTTCGTGGTGTTCGCCCACCGGGCCAACGTCGGTCGGCTGCTCCGAGGCGAGGAGAACCGCTTCGGGCGATCCCGCGGGGCCGGGCAGGGCGGGGAGGGGGCGTCGTGA
- a CDS encoding M23 family metallopeptidase produces the protein MDADESPFHPAPTPPRRGLWVLVGLALAIAAAVWLFGREEIEQIRDSWRAETPHEEYLKALHDAGLAGTALTQAWIREAAAAVENPRTVELPFQEETFIAADAPEAVGYRFAVTRGQRIHLALSIDADEAPRVFLDLFRVPEDPADPLRPVTEFERGTEGVLSYEPTRSGEYVVRLQPELLREGRFRLTLEATPALAFPVEGRDSRAILSFFGADRDAGRRVHHGVDVFAPRGTPVLASAAGRVGRVEVTNLGGKVVWLRDHRGRNLYYAHLDSQYVRSGAEVEEGDTLGFVGNSGNARTTPPHLHYGIYIRGEGPVDPYPFLVEPRGRLVALDADLERLGTWGRAMNEGMRLRATPGVSGAVLQELDRHTAVRIVGAAGSWYRVRLPDGASGYLSARLVDDLSAPVSETVPATALEALSRPEASAPVVQRVAAGAALPVLGRFEDYLFVREPAGRTAWIRADDLG, from the coding sequence TTGGACGCCGACGAATCCCCCTTCCATCCGGCCCCCACCCCGCCGCGCCGCGGCCTGTGGGTGCTCGTGGGCCTCGCCCTCGCGATCGCGGCAGCCGTCTGGCTCTTCGGGCGTGAAGAGATCGAACAGATCCGCGACTCCTGGCGCGCCGAGACGCCGCACGAAGAGTACCTCAAGGCGCTTCACGATGCGGGTCTCGCCGGCACGGCGCTGACCCAGGCATGGATCCGGGAGGCGGCCGCGGCCGTCGAGAACCCGCGCACGGTCGAACTGCCCTTTCAGGAGGAGACCTTCATCGCCGCCGACGCGCCCGAAGCCGTGGGCTACCGGTTCGCGGTCACCCGGGGTCAGCGGATCCACCTCGCCCTCTCCATCGACGCGGACGAGGCGCCGCGGGTGTTCCTCGATCTCTTCCGAGTGCCCGAAGACCCCGCCGACCCCCTCCGGCCGGTCACCGAGTTCGAGCGCGGCACCGAGGGCGTGCTCAGCTACGAGCCCACCCGCAGCGGCGAATACGTGGTGCGACTGCAGCCCGAACTCCTGCGCGAGGGACGCTTCAGACTGACGCTCGAGGCCACACCCGCGCTGGCTTTCCCGGTGGAGGGGCGCGACAGCCGCGCGATCCTGAGCTTCTTCGGCGCCGATCGCGACGCGGGGCGCCGCGTGCACCACGGGGTCGACGTCTTCGCTCCACGCGGCACCCCCGTACTCGCCTCCGCCGCTGGACGGGTGGGGCGTGTGGAGGTGACCAACCTGGGGGGCAAGGTGGTGTGGCTGCGCGACCACCGCGGCCGCAACCTCTACTACGCCCATCTCGACTCGCAGTACGTGCGGTCGGGGGCGGAGGTGGAGGAGGGCGATACCCTCGGCTTCGTCGGAAACAGCGGAAACGCCCGCACCACTCCGCCGCACCTTCACTACGGCATCTACATTCGCGGCGAGGGCCCGGTCGACCCCTACCCCTTTCTGGTCGAACCCCGGGGGCGGCTGGTCGCCCTGGACGCCGATCTCGAGCGGCTCGGCACGTGGGGCCGCGCCATGAACGAGGGCATGCGACTCCGCGCGACGCCGGGCGTGAGCGGCGCGGTGCTCCAGGAGCTCGACCGCCACACCGCCGTGCGCATCGTGGGCGCCGCGGGGTCGTGGTACCGGGTGCGTCTTCCCGACGGCGCGAGCGGGTATCTCTCGGCTCGGCTCGTCGACGATCTGTCGGCGCCGGTGTCCGAGACGGTGCCCGCGACCGCACTCGAGGCCCTCAGTCGACCCGAGGCCTCGGCACCGGTGGTGCAGAGGGTGGCCGCTGGAGCGGCGCTGCCGGTGCTCGGCCGCTTCGAAGACTATCTCTTCGTGCGGGAGCCGGCGGGTCGCACGGCCTGGATCCGGGCCGACGACCTGGGGTGA
- a CDS encoding type II toxin-antitoxin system VapC family toxin, translating into MRLLLDTHALIWWDRGEGLSSAAESAIRVADQVYVSAVSGWEIAIKASLGRLRASRRVEDAVSDSGFEELPIRLRHARRSMDLPWHHRDPFDRMLVAQAQEEGLTLVTRDQAVAQYDVKVLDC; encoded by the coding sequence ATGCGCCTCCTTCTCGACACGCACGCGCTGATCTGGTGGGATCGGGGTGAGGGTCTGTCCAGTGCAGCCGAGAGCGCGATCCGCGTCGCGGATCAGGTCTACGTGAGTGCGGTCAGCGGGTGGGAGATCGCGATCAAGGCGTCACTGGGCCGACTCCGAGCCAGTCGCCGGGTCGAGGACGCCGTCTCCGATTCGGGCTTCGAGGAGCTTCCCATCCGACTCCGTCACGCACGACGCTCGATGGACCTCCCCTGGCATCATCGCGACCCGTTCGATCGCATGCTCGTTGCTCAGGCCCAGGAAGAAGGCTTGACGTTGGTCACACGGGACCAGGCGGTAGCCCAGTACGATGTGAAGGTGCTCGACTGCTGA
- a CDS encoding MerR family transcriptional regulator, whose product MSDPIIAKKAYYSIGEVCDITGLKPHVLRYWESQFEVLSPNKNRAGNRVYRPKDIEVVLLVKNLLYEEKYTIEGARQRLIEMRQAGELAEERQVVLDPEFLSIMKEELQGLKELLTRPDAT is encoded by the coding sequence ATGAGTGATCCGATCATCGCGAAGAAGGCCTACTACTCCATCGGTGAGGTGTGCGACATCACGGGGCTCAAGCCCCACGTGCTCCGCTACTGGGAGTCGCAGTTCGAGGTGCTCAGCCCCAACAAGAACCGGGCGGGCAACCGGGTCTACCGGCCGAAAGACATCGAGGTGGTGCTCCTCGTGAAGAACCTGTTGTACGAGGAGAAGTACACCATCGAGGGCGCCCGTCAGCGGCTGATCGAAATGCGGCAGGCGGGCGAGCTCGCGGAGGAGCGCCAGGTGGTGCTCGACCCCGAGTTTCTCTCGATCATGAAGGAGGAGCTCCAGGGGCTGAAGGAGCTTCTCACACGCCCGGACGCCACCTGA
- the surE gene encoding 5'/3'-nucleotidase SurE, with protein MRILCTNDDGYLALGLNVLATAAAEFGEVTVVAPDREQSATSHALTLHHPLRARRAPDGARVVDGTPTDCVILAVGELLEDRPDIVLSGINHGPNMGEDVLYSGTVAAAMEATVLGVPAVAFSYTGEKHEELEGWQPVIANLLKGILQRDDFPEHTLLSVNLPAVPPGEVKGVRVTKLGQRRYKDSLTRALDPSGREYFWIGGGSTNWRGPEDSDFRAIESGYISITPLHLDLTNFRLLDQIRGWELGQ; from the coding sequence ATGCGCATACTCTGCACGAACGACGACGGATACCTCGCCCTCGGGCTGAACGTGCTGGCCACCGCGGCCGCCGAGTTCGGCGAGGTCACGGTGGTCGCCCCCGACCGCGAGCAGTCGGCCACGAGCCACGCCCTGACGCTGCATCACCCGCTCCGCGCGCGACGGGCTCCGGACGGGGCCCGGGTCGTCGACGGCACGCCCACCGACTGCGTGATCCTGGCCGTGGGCGAGCTGCTGGAAGACCGCCCCGACATCGTGCTGAGCGGCATCAATCACGGCCCGAACATGGGCGAGGACGTGCTCTATTCGGGCACCGTGGCGGCCGCCATGGAGGCCACCGTGCTCGGCGTGCCGGCCGTGGCCTTCAGCTACACCGGTGAGAAGCACGAGGAGCTCGAGGGCTGGCAGCCGGTGATCGCCAACCTGTTGAAGGGGATCCTGCAGCGGGACGACTTTCCGGAGCACACGCTGCTGAGCGTGAATCTGCCGGCGGTCCCCCCGGGTGAGGTGAAGGGGGTTCGGGTCACCAAGCTGGGCCAGCGACGCTACAAGGACTCGCTCACGCGCGCGCTCGACCCGTCGGGCCGCGAGTACTTCTGGATCGGCGGCGGCTCGACGAACTGGCGCGGGCCGGAGGACTCGGACTTCCGCGCGATCGAGAGCGGATACATCAGCATCACCCCGCTGCACCTCGACCTCACCAACTTTCGCCTCCTCGACCAGATCCGGGGCTGGGAGCTGGGCCAGTGA
- a CDS encoding protein-L-isoaspartate(D-aspartate) O-methyltransferase, which yields MTTGRDLPGTNRFVGQRRALIEKIRERGIDDLDLLRRFDEIPRHLFVPQGVWPRAYDDTPLSIGFAQTASQPSLQAHYLRILSPKPDEKVLELGTGSGFLTALLASMSDRVYSIDRVRELSSRARKVLDDLSIRNVALMVGDGTIGWRKYAPFDVIVVSAASPSVPPALIDQLAEGGRMLIPVGDRESQKLVLVRKDGFIVSQEELEGEVRFVPLLGRFAFQDEG from the coding sequence GTGACCACGGGGCGCGACCTACCCGGAACGAATCGCTTCGTCGGGCAGCGCCGCGCCCTGATCGAGAAGATCCGCGAACGCGGGATCGACGACCTCGATCTGCTTCGCCGGTTCGACGAGATCCCCCGGCACCTCTTCGTGCCGCAGGGGGTGTGGCCGCGCGCCTACGACGACACCCCGCTGTCGATCGGCTTCGCCCAGACCGCGTCGCAGCCCAGTCTGCAGGCGCACTACCTGCGTATTCTCTCGCCCAAGCCGGACGAGAAGGTGCTGGAGCTGGGCACCGGCAGCGGATTTCTGACGGCGCTCCTCGCCTCGATGAGCGATCGAGTGTACTCGATCGACCGGGTGAGGGAGCTCTCGAGCCGGGCCCGCAAGGTGCTCGACGACTTGAGTATACGGAACGTGGCTCTCATGGTGGGTGACGGCACCATCGGCTGGCGGAAGTACGCTCCCTTCGACGTGATCGTCGTGTCGGCTGCCTCGCCGTCGGTACCGCCCGCACTGATCGATCAGCTCGCCGAGGGCGGTCGCATGCTGATCCCCGTCGGCGACCGCGAGTCGCAGAAACTCGTGCTCGTGCGCAAGGACGGATTCATCGTCTCGCAGGAGGAGCTGGAGGGCGAGGTGCGCTTCGTGCCGCTGCTGGGGCGCTTCGCGTTTCAGGACGAGGGCTGA
- a CDS encoding NAD(P)H-dependent glycerol-3-phosphate dehydrogenase: MSREVAVIGAGSWGTALASVLARNGHATTLWAREEEVARSITEAHRNPVYLPEVELPAALRASSDLARVVRSAEVVVSVVPSQFVGAVMAEAVPHLAPEALVVSASKGIEINSLRRMDQVMDEVLSADQMARFSVLSGPSFAAEVAREAPTAVVVASRDPESARSVQHLFQNRSFRVYTNPDVVGVELGGALKNVVALGAGVAAGLGFGHNTRAALITRGLAEMTRLGVAMGARRDTFSGLAGMGDLVLTCTGDLSRNRTVGFRLGQGESLESILGEMRAVAEGVKTAEAVVELARRHEVEMPIASEVHAILVQGRSPREALDNLMSRDPKPEQWS; the protein is encoded by the coding sequence GTGAGCCGCGAGGTGGCCGTGATCGGTGCGGGGAGCTGGGGTACGGCCCTGGCTTCGGTGTTGGCCCGCAACGGCCATGCGACCACCCTGTGGGCCCGGGAGGAGGAGGTGGCGCGCTCGATCACGGAGGCACACCGCAACCCGGTCTACCTTCCCGAGGTGGAGCTCCCCGCCGCCCTGCGCGCATCCTCCGACCTCGCTCGCGTGGTGCGTTCCGCCGAGGTGGTGGTGTCGGTGGTGCCCTCGCAGTTCGTGGGTGCAGTGATGGCGGAGGCGGTCCCTCACCTGGCGCCGGAGGCACTCGTGGTCAGTGCTTCCAAGGGGATCGAAATCAACAGTTTGCGCCGTATGGATCAGGTGATGGACGAAGTGCTGTCCGCCGATCAGATGGCTCGGTTCAGCGTGCTCTCGGGCCCGAGCTTCGCCGCCGAGGTGGCGCGGGAAGCGCCCACGGCGGTCGTGGTCGCGAGCCGCGATCCGGAGTCCGCGCGCTCGGTGCAGCACCTCTTCCAGAACCGCTCCTTCCGCGTCTACACGAACCCCGACGTGGTCGGGGTGGAGCTCGGGGGAGCGCTCAAGAACGTGGTCGCCCTCGGGGCCGGGGTGGCCGCGGGACTCGGCTTCGGGCACAATACGCGGGCGGCGCTCATCACGCGCGGCCTGGCCGAGATGACGCGACTCGGGGTCGCGATGGGTGCGCGCCGCGACACCTTCTCCGGCCTTGCCGGCATGGGCGACCTGGTGCTCACCTGCACCGGCGATCTCAGTCGAAACCGCACCGTCGGCTTTCGGCTGGGCCAGGGCGAGTCGCTGGAGTCGATTCTGGGTGAGATGCGAGCGGTGGCCGAAGGGGTGAAGACCGCCGAGGCGGTGGTCGAGCTCGCCCGCCGCCACGAGGTGGAGATGCCGATCGCCTCGGAGGTGCACGCCATTCTGGTGCAGGGCCGGAGCCCGCGCGAAGCGCTCGACAACCTGATGTCGCGAGACCCCAAACCGGAGCAGTGGTCATGA
- a CDS encoding DUF512 domain-containing protein: MVRIAEIEEGTIADELQLEIGTRIVRINGERVRDNIDLTFLLSDTELELETVSPAGETIVYDIARDPGDPMGIVPAPDTIRECANECVFCFIDGNPKDVRPSLWLRDDDFRLSFTYGSYVTLTNLGPKGIQRLIDQRLSPLYVSVHATEPEVRQRLLKNDRAGLILEHLRRFAEAGLEVHTQVVLCPEWNDGAHLDRTIDDLWAIGPAVRSLSVVPVGLTKYNVNRPVRPLTADEAKQAIETVSAARERALAERGEAWAYAGDEMYFIAGLDLPSQAWYDEGALEENGVGSVRSMLTELDEGIPGLPRFDGRRIRIATGASMAPLFAARVEALQRATGAEVEVIHVVNDFYGAMVTTAGLLAGADIRDALSRGLQAGDLCLIPAEALNADDCFIDSLPLDQMRAALDPAVVVPGHHLIDTLHRSAEVLRGGQEGEAAGGHHRRPEGRSGGLWTVADA; encoded by the coding sequence ATGGTCCGCATCGCCGAGATCGAAGAGGGCACCATCGCCGACGAGCTCCAGCTCGAGATCGGCACGCGCATCGTGCGCATCAACGGCGAGCGGGTGCGCGACAACATCGATCTCACCTTCCTGCTCTCCGATACGGAGCTGGAGTTGGAGACGGTGTCGCCCGCCGGGGAGACGATCGTGTACGACATCGCCCGGGATCCGGGGGATCCGATGGGCATCGTGCCGGCCCCCGACACGATCCGAGAGTGCGCCAACGAGTGCGTCTTCTGCTTCATCGACGGCAACCCGAAAGACGTGCGCCCGTCGCTGTGGCTGCGCGACGACGACTTCCGCCTCTCGTTCACCTACGGCAGCTACGTCACGCTCACGAACCTGGGCCCCAAGGGGATCCAGCGGCTGATCGACCAGCGGCTCTCTCCCCTGTACGTGAGTGTACACGCCACCGAACCCGAAGTCAGACAACGGCTTCTGAAGAACGATCGCGCCGGGCTCATTCTCGAGCATCTGCGACGCTTCGCCGAAGCGGGGCTCGAAGTGCACACCCAGGTGGTGCTGTGCCCGGAGTGGAACGACGGTGCGCATCTCGACCGCACGATCGACGATCTCTGGGCGATCGGCCCCGCGGTGCGGAGCCTGTCGGTGGTGCCCGTGGGGCTCACGAAGTACAACGTGAACCGCCCCGTGCGCCCGCTCACCGCCGACGAGGCGAAGCAGGCGATCGAGACGGTCTCCGCGGCGCGGGAGCGCGCCCTGGCCGAGCGGGGCGAAGCGTGGGCCTACGCCGGCGACGAGATGTACTTCATCGCCGGGCTCGACCTGCCCTCGCAGGCCTGGTACGACGAGGGCGCGCTCGAGGAGAACGGGGTGGGTTCGGTGCGCAGCATGCTCACCGAGCTCGACGAGGGCATTCCCGGCCTGCCGCGCTTCGACGGGCGCCGGATCCGGATCGCCACCGGCGCCTCGATGGCGCCGCTCTTCGCGGCCCGGGTCGAGGCGCTCCAGCGCGCGACCGGCGCCGAGGTGGAGGTGATCCACGTCGTGAACGATTTCTACGGAGCCATGGTGACCACTGCAGGACTGCTGGCCGGTGCGGACATCCGCGACGCGCTTTCCCGGGGACTCCAGGCGGGCGACCTCTGCCTGATCCCCGCCGAGGCGTTGAACGCGGACGACTGCTTCATCGACTCCCTTCCGCTCGACCAGATGCGGGCCGCGCTCGATCCCGCCGTGGTGGTGCCGGGACACCACCTGATCGACACCCTCCATCGGTCCGCGGAGGTGCTGCGGGGCGGGCAGGAGGGCGAGGCCGCCGGGGGGCACCACCGGCGTCCCGAGGGTCGGTCGGGTGGGCTGTGGACGGTGGCCGACGCATGA
- the der gene encoding ribosome biogenesis GTPase Der has protein sequence MTLPVVAVVGRPNVGKSTLFNRVIGRRLAIVDDQPGVTRDRNFSPADWAGRHFYIVDTGGVIEDSDRPMDRLVREQAEVAIREADVLVLVTDGKEGLHPLDQKVAEMLRSSGKPVVLAVNKMDNLPRDPAHHEFWELGLGEPHAVSAGSGKGSGDLLDRIVELLPAADALPDDPTQIRVAVVGKPNVGKSSLVNRLFGEERVVVSDEAGTTRDPVDSTMAYHGRNLVFVDTAGLRRQSKVKEDLEYYSYVRTERVVRDADVCLMLIDGTQGISHQDLRIMEQAWEAGAGVVLVVNKWDLVEKDGFTADLMVKAMRERTPFLQWVPVLFASALTGQRVRKALDMVLEAEAQRQRRIDTSDVNDVLQRLVGRQPPPHSRGRPVKIRYGTQVRVAPPTFVLFSNLPREVPAHYLRYIHNGFRDAWEFTGTPIRIFFRESNTS, from the coding sequence ATGACGCTTCCCGTCGTGGCCGTCGTCGGACGGCCGAACGTGGGCAAGTCGACCCTCTTCAATCGCGTGATCGGCCGCCGACTCGCGATCGTGGACGACCAGCCCGGAGTCACCCGCGACCGCAATTTCTCGCCGGCCGACTGGGCGGGGCGCCACTTCTACATCGTCGACACGGGCGGGGTGATCGAAGACTCCGACCGCCCCATGGACCGGCTCGTGCGCGAGCAGGCCGAGGTGGCGATCCGCGAGGCCGACGTGCTCGTGCTCGTGACCGACGGCAAGGAGGGGCTGCACCCGCTCGACCAGAAGGTGGCCGAGATGCTGCGCTCCTCCGGCAAGCCGGTGGTGCTCGCGGTGAACAAGATGGACAACCTGCCGCGCGATCCGGCCCACCACGAGTTCTGGGAGCTCGGGCTCGGAGAGCCGCACGCCGTGAGCGCGGGCTCGGGGAAGGGGTCGGGCGACCTGCTCGATCGCATCGTCGAGTTGCTGCCTGCCGCCGATGCGCTTCCCGACGACCCCACGCAGATCCGCGTGGCGGTGGTCGGCAAGCCGAATGTGGGCAAGTCGTCGCTCGTGAATCGGCTCTTCGGCGAGGAGCGCGTGGTGGTGAGCGACGAAGCGGGCACCACCCGCGATCCGGTCGACTCCACGATGGCCTACCACGGGCGCAATCTGGTGTTCGTCGACACGGCGGGTCTGCGCCGGCAGTCGAAGGTGAAGGAAGACCTCGAGTACTACTCGTACGTGCGCACCGAGCGCGTGGTGCGCGACGCCGACGTCTGCCTCATGCTGATCGACGGCACGCAGGGCATCAGCCACCAGGATCTGCGCATCATGGAGCAGGCTTGGGAGGCGGGTGCCGGGGTGGTGCTGGTGGTCAACAAGTGGGACCTCGTGGAGAAGGACGGCTTCACCGCCGACCTCATGGTGAAGGCCATGCGCGAGCGCACCCCCTTCCTGCAGTGGGTGCCGGTGCTGTTCGCTTCGGCGCTCACCGGGCAGCGGGTGCGGAAGGCGCTCGACATGGTGCTCGAGGCCGAGGCGCAGCGTCAGCGGCGGATCGACACCTCCGATGTGAACGACGTGCTCCAGCGGCTCGTGGGGCGCCAGCCGCCTCCGCACTCCCGTGGGCGGCCGGTGAAGATTCGCTACGGCACCCAGGTGCGGGTGGCGCCGCCGACCTTCGTGTTGTTCAGCAACCTCCCCCGAGAGGTGCCGGCTCACTACCTTCGGTACATTCACAACGGCTTCCGGGACGCGTGGGAATTTACTGGAACGCCGATTCGCATCTTCTTCCGTGAGTCCAACACCTCGTGA